One Thermoplasma volcanium GSS1 genomic window carries:
- a CDS encoding GNAT family N-acetyltransferase: protein MVNVNIRRMKKEDMESVMDQLLRLKRLNSEFDCIFNVSEQSKADIEKYINKIMNSDDHVLLVAELDNKITGILFADILFRIYYEPKYEARIREFYVMPEYRRNGIGKKLIDALKRELDPKGITFITAEFPALNLIAQNFYKKIGYREIVTIYGQIH, encoded by the coding sequence ATGGTGAACGTAAATATTAGAAGGATGAAAAAGGAAGACATGGAATCTGTCATGGATCAGTTGCTTCGCCTGAAAAGACTTAACTCTGAATTCGATTGCATATTCAATGTCTCAGAACAATCGAAGGCAGATATCGAAAAGTACATAAACAAGATAATGAACAGTGATGATCACGTTCTGCTCGTAGCAGAACTTGACAACAAAATTACCGGCATTCTCTTTGCCGATATACTATTTAGGATATACTATGAACCAAAGTATGAGGCCAGAATCAGGGAATTTTACGTCATGCCTGAATACAGACGAAATGGAATAGGAAAGAAGCTTATTGATGCACTTAAACGCGAGCTGGATCCTAAGGGAATTACTTTCATAACTGCTGAGTTTCCAGCATTGAACCTTATTGCACAGAATTTTTATAAGAAAATAGGCTACAGGGAAATCGTCACAATATATGGACAGATACATTAA
- a CDS encoding RNA-guided endonuclease InsQ/TnpB family protein: MISNQILRKYSRDRKAKNVHNVKLTIPAQGIHFNHEDRTITIPSLKLTLSYYFRNDFEKINQVELGREFAYVSVTIRENPMIEPKAYLVVDRNTTGHIAVVGNPETGNVLKLRKSAEHIHRKYKNIRKHLQKKGKYRMVKKAKDRENRIEKDVNHKVSKKIVQEAKQNGMGIKLEYLNGIRNAKSSRNFRYPLNSWSFYQIEKMIEYKARLLGIPVVYVDPYNTSKECSRCGLKGNRSGKEFKCPGCGHVDNADANASFNIALRPVFEKGIDRLHADRDACKGSTDTHREATL, translated from the coding sequence ATAATATCAAACCAGATATTAAGAAAATATTCCAGAGACCGAAAGGCAAAGAATGTTCACAATGTAAAATTAACTATACCTGCTCAGGGTATACATTTTAACCATGAAGATAGGACCATAACCATACCGTCCTTGAAACTCACCTTAAGCTACTATTTCAGGAATGATTTTGAGAAGATCAACCAGGTCGAACTCGGCAGAGAATTCGCATACGTATCAGTAACGATACGTGAAAATCCAATGATAGAACCGAAGGCATATCTCGTAGTGGACAGGAATACAACAGGGCACATTGCCGTTGTTGGGAATCCAGAAACTGGAAATGTTTTGAAGCTTAGGAAGAGTGCAGAACACATCCACAGGAAGTACAAGAATATCAGGAAACACCTTCAGAAGAAGGGCAAGTACAGGATGGTGAAGAAGGCAAAGGATCGTGAGAATAGGATCGAGAAGGATGTGAATCACAAGGTATCGAAGAAGATAGTACAGGAAGCAAAACAGAATGGGATGGGAATAAAGCTCGAATATCTAAATGGAATAAGGAATGCAAAGTCGAGCAGGAATTTCAGGTACCCCCTGAATAGCTGGTCGTTCTATCAGATTGAAAAGATGATAGAATACAAGGCCAGACTACTTGGAATACCCGTTGTCTATGTCGATCCATACAACACCTCAAAGGAGTGTTCAAGGTGTGGACTCAAAGGCAACCGTTCAGGAAAGGAATTCAAGTGTCCGGGTTGCGGACACGTTGATAATGCCGATGCCAATGCTTCGTTCAACATAGCATTGCGTCCAGTATTTGAGAAAGGCATTGATCGATTGCATGCAGACAGGGATGCATGCAAGGGGAGCACTGATACCCACAGAGAGGCAACGTTATGA
- a CDS encoding cysteine hydrolase family protein, protein MTKGLVVIDMLNDFVHGTLKTQESLSTVIPARNVLEAFRKKGLPIFFTNDAHYKEDPEMKIWGSHAMKGSWGAQIIEELKPLESEFVIEKHAYSAFYGTNLDQILRARGVTELFLIGLDADICVRHTAADALYRNYAITVVEDAVAARIDKNWKDYFIRVYGANIVKSDEINKVI, encoded by the coding sequence ATGACGAAGGGACTTGTTGTTATAGATATGCTTAACGATTTTGTGCATGGTACATTGAAAACTCAAGAAAGTTTGAGCACAGTTATCCCGGCCAGAAATGTGCTTGAAGCATTTAGAAAGAAAGGCCTGCCTATATTTTTTACCAATGATGCGCATTATAAGGAAGACCCAGAGATGAAGATCTGGGGATCACACGCAATGAAGGGTTCATGGGGAGCTCAGATAATAGAAGAACTGAAACCCTTAGAGAGCGAATTCGTGATAGAGAAGCACGCATATAGTGCATTTTATGGAACAAACCTCGACCAGATACTTAGAGCAAGAGGCGTAACCGAATTATTCCTAATTGGACTTGATGCAGACATTTGTGTAAGACACACTGCTGCTGATGCCTTATACAGAAATTATGCTATAACAGTTGTTGAGGATGCTGTTGCGGCCAGAATCGATAAGAATTGGAAAGATTATTTTATACGTGTATATGGTGCCAATATTGTTAAGTCAGATGAAATTAATAAGGTAATTTGA
- a CDS encoding methylmalonyl-CoA mutase family protein: MDSYWRKKLNEISKPEKNHEYERWKSNTLDPWNKKTGYKERVYQNSSEIKLKEVYTKEDVPDLESRLGMPGEYPFTRGIYPNMYRGKLWTMRMFSGFGTPEDTNRRLHYLIENGETGLSIAFDMPTLYGYDADSERSEGEIGKCGVNVSTLKDMEVIFKGIDLSKVSTSMTINAPAAILTAMYLAIAKKQGVPFDQVSGTVQADILKEYIAQKEWMYPPEAHIRIIRDMMVYCTKNVPKWNYISISGYHIREAGSSAVQELAFTLADGFYYVDLGIKAGLDVDSFAPRLSFFFNSSINFFEEIAKLRAARRIWATVMKEKYGAKNPRSMMLRFHTQTSGYTLTWQQPLNNIIRTTIEAMAAVLGGTQSLHTNSYDEAWALPSDQAVKVALRTQQIIAEESGIPDVIDPLGGSYYVEWLTDRMEEEAYKYFDRIESMGGILEAIKRGYIQKEIADTSYKRQKKLETGQEVMVGVNKYIEEGEEPINYLKIDKKAEEMQRNRLKEVKKTRDESKVREALDELRKAMLNENENLMPYYIKAVEAYATIQEISDVGRDVFGSWKEPIIV, encoded by the coding sequence ATGGATAGCTATTGGAGAAAAAAGCTTAATGAGATCTCCAAGCCAGAAAAGAACCATGAATATGAGCGCTGGAAGTCAAATACTTTGGATCCTTGGAATAAAAAAACTGGATATAAAGAAAGAGTATATCAGAATTCTTCAGAGATAAAGTTAAAAGAGGTTTACACCAAAGAGGATGTTCCAGATCTTGAATCCAGATTGGGCATGCCCGGGGAATACCCTTTCACAAGGGGAATATACCCGAACATGTACAGAGGAAAACTATGGACTATGAGAATGTTTTCAGGTTTTGGAACTCCTGAAGATACCAACAGGAGGCTTCACTACCTGATCGAAAATGGTGAAACTGGTCTCAGCATAGCATTTGATATGCCAACTCTGTATGGATACGATGCTGACAGTGAAAGATCAGAGGGAGAAATAGGCAAGTGCGGAGTAAACGTATCAACGCTGAAGGACATGGAGGTTATATTCAAAGGAATAGATTTAAGCAAGGTATCCACATCAATGACAATAAATGCACCAGCGGCAATTCTTACCGCTATGTACCTTGCAATAGCAAAAAAGCAAGGCGTTCCCTTTGATCAAGTATCTGGAACAGTACAAGCCGACATCCTTAAGGAATACATAGCACAGAAAGAATGGATGTATCCTCCTGAGGCGCACATAAGAATTATTAGGGACATGATGGTCTACTGTACTAAGAACGTACCAAAGTGGAATTACATTAGCATATCCGGATATCATATTAGGGAGGCCGGATCAAGTGCAGTTCAGGAACTTGCCTTTACCCTTGCTGATGGTTTCTATTATGTAGATTTGGGCATAAAGGCAGGTTTAGACGTCGATTCGTTTGCACCCAGGCTCTCGTTCTTCTTCAACTCATCTATAAATTTCTTTGAGGAAATTGCAAAATTGAGAGCCGCTAGAAGAATATGGGCCACCGTCATGAAGGAAAAGTATGGAGCTAAAAATCCAAGGTCAATGATGCTCCGTTTCCACACGCAGACCTCGGGTTATACCCTAACCTGGCAGCAGCCTCTTAACAACATTATCCGTACAACTATTGAGGCAATGGCGGCAGTTCTAGGTGGAACACAGAGCTTGCATACTAATTCCTACGATGAGGCATGGGCCTTGCCTTCCGATCAAGCCGTCAAGGTTGCGTTAAGAACACAGCAGATCATAGCCGAGGAAAGCGGTATTCCGGACGTCATTGATCCGCTTGGTGGATCTTACTATGTTGAATGGCTTACCGATAGGATGGAAGAGGAAGCTTACAAGTATTTCGACAGAATAGAAAGCATGGGTGGAATATTAGAGGCCATAAAGCGTGGCTACATACAAAAGGAGATTGCAGATACTTCTTACAAGCGGCAAAAGAAGCTTGAAACCGGCCAGGAAGTTATGGTCGGTGTCAACAAGTATATAGAGGAAGGAGAAGAGCCTATCAACTACCTGAAGATTGATAAGAAGGCCGAAGAAATGCAAAGAAATCGATTAAAAGAGGTAAAGAAAACGAGAGATGAATCAAAAGTCAGAGAAGCACTTGATGAACTTCGTAAGGCAATGCTTAACGAGAACGAGAACCTAATGCCGTATTATATTAAGGCAGTTGAGGCTTATGCTACAATACAAGAGATATCTGATGTAGGGAGGGATGTATTTGGAAGCTGGAAAGAACCTATCATCGTCTAG
- a CDS encoding cobalamin B12-binding domain-containing protein: MYLEAGKNLSSSRPIKVLLAKPAIDGHDRGIFVLARALRDAGMDVIYAGLLPTPEQVVDIAISEDVDVIGLSLLNGAHMTAFKKVVDLLHEKGIDDIAVVGGGIIPDDDKPLLEKIGITGNYGPGTPLSVIIDHIRKRGEEARRKKEM, from the coding sequence ATGTATTTGGAAGCTGGAAAGAACCTATCATCGTCTAGGCCGATAAAAGTCCTATTGGCGAAGCCGGCTATTGATGGGCATGACAGAGGCATATTTGTGCTAGCTAGAGCGCTCAGAGACGCAGGGATGGATGTCATATACGCGGGTCTTCTTCCGACTCCTGAACAGGTCGTAGACATAGCTATAAGCGAGGATGTTGATGTAATAGGCCTTAGCTTGCTTAACGGAGCACATATGACTGCCTTTAAGAAGGTAGTAGATCTTTTGCACGAGAAGGGAATAGACGACATAGCTGTCGTAGGCGGCGGCATAATACCGGACGACGACAAGCCCCTGCTTGAAAAGATAGGAATAACAGGAAATTACGGCCCCGGAACTCCATTGTCAGTTATAATAGACCACATAAGGAAGAGGGGTGAAGAAGCAAGAAGGAAGAAGGAGATGTAG
- the meaB gene encoding methylmalonyl Co-A mutase-associated GTPase MeaB, giving the protein MDKSTLVEYIRKGEPRAIARAISLVEEDNDYSYELIREIYPYTGKAHIIGITGPPGVGKSTMIGILSKMLSEHGKKVSILAVDASSPFSGGTLLGNRIRMQEILSKYGIYMRSVANRGFTGGLSRSTWNIVKVLDASGSDYIIIETVGAGQSDIDIVYLADTVIVTLAPGLGDSIQAIKSGMMEIGDIFVINKMDREGSFFALKDIMDNVYEHNGWNPRVVGTNSLKGEGYDKLLEAIDEHRKYSEASGNKKEIRYKEEIRLAISREIEKKVNGAFGELISAEDIARDMRMKIDPSTVARRLFHSSNVAEKEVNF; this is encoded by the coding sequence ATGGACAAATCCACTCTTGTAGAATACATAAGAAAAGGTGAGCCAAGGGCCATAGCAAGGGCCATATCATTAGTCGAAGAAGACAATGATTATTCCTACGAACTTATAAGGGAAATATACCCATACACTGGAAAAGCCCATATAATAGGAATAACCGGCCCTCCTGGAGTCGGTAAAAGCACAATGATAGGTATTCTGTCGAAGATGCTCTCAGAACATGGGAAAAAAGTATCAATACTAGCGGTTGACGCAAGCAGCCCATTTAGTGGAGGTACTCTTCTTGGTAATAGGATCAGAATGCAGGAAATACTATCGAAATATGGAATATATATGAGAAGCGTTGCAAACAGAGGTTTCACTGGTGGGTTGTCACGATCTACGTGGAACATAGTAAAGGTGTTAGACGCCTCAGGAAGTGATTACATAATAATTGAAACTGTTGGAGCGGGTCAATCAGATATTGATATAGTTTACCTTGCAGATACTGTAATTGTTACTTTAGCACCAGGATTAGGGGACAGCATACAAGCGATAAAGTCAGGAATGATGGAAATTGGCGATATATTCGTTATAAATAAGATGGATAGGGAAGGGTCATTCTTTGCGTTGAAAGATATAATGGATAACGTATATGAACATAATGGCTGGAATCCAAGGGTTGTGGGTACAAACTCTCTTAAAGGAGAAGGATATGACAAGCTTCTGGAAGCTATCGATGAACATAGGAAATACTCTGAGGCAAGCGGCAATAAGAAGGAGATAAGGTACAAGGAAGAGATTCGGCTTGCGATTTCTAGAGAGATTGAAAAAAAGGTTAACGGTGCTTTCGGTGAATTAATATCAGCTGAGGACATTGCTAGGGATATGAGGATGAAGATCGATCCGAGTACAGTGGCTAGAAGGCTATTTCACTCATCAAATGTAGCAGAAAAAGAAGTTAATTTTTAA
- the hsp14 gene encoding archaeal heat shock protein Hsp14, protein MYTPIKFFTNEMIKNVSNTVKEVSSFIYPPVTLYQDSSDLVLEAEMAGFDKKNIKVSVNKNVLTISAERKREYSTVYIDQRVDKVYKVVKLPVEIEQQDISAKYSEGILTVRMKTKNIKNVEIE, encoded by the coding sequence ATGTATACACCCATAAAGTTCTTTACGAATGAGATGATAAAAAACGTATCGAATACTGTGAAAGAGGTCTCATCCTTTATATATCCACCAGTCACGTTATATCAAGATAGCTCTGATCTGGTATTGGAAGCAGAAATGGCCGGGTTTGACAAGAAAAACATAAAGGTCTCGGTAAATAAGAATGTACTCACTATAAGTGCGGAGAGAAAGAGAGAATACTCTACCGTATATATCGATCAGCGCGTTGACAAAGTGTATAAAGTAGTTAAGCTGCCCGTAGAGATTGAGCAGCAGGACATATCTGCTAAGTATAGTGAAGGCATACTTACAGTTAGAATGAAAACCAAGAACATAAAGAACGTAGAAATAGAATAA
- a CDS encoding ABC1 kinase family protein: protein MPSATLKREIHILLKLYPVFRRYLKDRKRAKENDEWDYEIQRNGELAVKAFMDLGPTFIKLGQVLSARPDLMPKEYLAAFRKLQDQVDPDPFPLVKQIIERNLGKIDQVFDEFDENAISGASLGQVYRATYKGRLVVVKVNRFNIEDRLKSDLIAIRRLLKHAKGRIENFLYLSIENVIMDFNKRIFDEIDYRKEVSNMNLIRSNLHEDDRVIIPQVIEGLSSKEVLVMEYISGTKIDNVQILKEKNIDTKELALRVDTVFMRMLLKDTIFHADPHPGNISVADDGSIILYDFGMVGFINDDLRFKLLLLYDGLLNKDSDEIIDALLSLGALSPAANRGIVKRGIDMAIANFYGRTPEDLEIRELLDVANDVIFQFPFRLPRALVLYMRMSSLLEGVCQQLDPDFKFIRVLQKLLYDEGLIQTLYKKRLTNFLDDTLISLEKAVQLVPLLKRKLEYEEEPIKRKDYKIPASIFLGFLLLSFFQMEKIHPITSSILIAIDAILFIYIIIKK from the coding sequence ATGCCATCAGCTACGCTAAAACGAGAAATACATATCCTTCTAAAACTGTACCCTGTATTCCGAAGGTATCTAAAGGATCGGAAAAGAGCCAAAGAAAACGATGAGTGGGACTATGAAATTCAGAGGAATGGTGAATTAGCGGTCAAAGCCTTTATGGATCTAGGTCCGACTTTTATAAAACTAGGGCAAGTACTATCTGCCAGGCCCGATCTCATGCCCAAGGAATATCTTGCAGCTTTTAGAAAATTGCAGGATCAAGTAGATCCAGATCCGTTTCCCCTGGTAAAACAGATTATAGAGAGAAATTTAGGAAAAATTGATCAAGTTTTTGATGAATTTGATGAAAATGCAATCTCCGGGGCTTCTTTGGGCCAGGTATATAGGGCAACCTACAAGGGAAGGCTGGTTGTTGTAAAGGTTAACCGTTTCAATATTGAAGATCGTTTGAAGTCCGATCTTATAGCCATAAGAAGGCTCCTAAAGCACGCAAAAGGGAGAATAGAAAATTTCCTGTATCTAAGCATTGAAAATGTAATAATGGACTTTAACAAGAGAATATTCGATGAGATCGACTATCGGAAGGAAGTTTCCAACATGAACCTAATAAGATCAAATTTACACGAGGACGATAGAGTCATAATACCACAAGTAATTGAAGGGCTTAGCTCGAAGGAAGTTCTTGTGATGGAATACATTTCAGGGACAAAAATAGATAATGTACAGATTTTAAAGGAAAAGAATATCGATACAAAGGAACTCGCCCTCAGAGTGGACACCGTTTTCATGCGCATGCTGCTAAAGGATACAATCTTTCATGCAGACCCACATCCTGGAAATATCTCGGTAGCAGACGACGGTTCTATAATTCTCTACGATTTTGGCATGGTAGGTTTCATTAACGATGATTTAAGGTTCAAGCTTCTTTTACTATACGACGGGCTTCTCAACAAAGACTCCGACGAAATAATAGACGCACTTTTATCATTGGGTGCACTTTCTCCTGCGGCCAATCGGGGAATAGTGAAGCGTGGAATCGACATGGCCATAGCAAATTTCTATGGCAGAACGCCAGAAGACTTAGAAATACGTGAACTTTTAGACGTTGCGAATGACGTTATATTCCAGTTTCCGTTTCGCCTGCCTAGAGCATTGGTTCTCTACATGAGGATGTCATCACTACTGGAAGGTGTCTGTCAGCAACTCGACCCAGATTTCAAATTTATAAGGGTACTACAGAAACTACTATACGATGAGGGCCTCATACAGACACTCTACAAAAAGAGACTGACAAATTTCTTGGATGATACGTTGATTTCTCTCGAGAAAGCAGTACAGCTTGTTCCATTGCTGAAAAGGAAGTTGGAATATGAAGAGGAGCCTATTAAGCGCAAGGATTACAAAATACCTGCTTCAATATTTCTGGGTTTCTTGCTCCTATCTTTTTTTCAAATGGAAAAAATTCACCCAATCACATCAAGCATACTTATAGCAATAGATGCAATACTTTTCATATATATTATTATTAAAAAATGA
- a CDS encoding thioredoxin family protein: MACVKEINYEEYKELIGTSKSFILELWAEWCHPCKIMMPYLEEACEKLNACYFFRINVDKNPKIIDELNINSIPRIILFVNGEKTGEIKGFQKSDVIIEEASKILCDSPE, encoded by the coding sequence ATGGCGTGCGTCAAAGAGATAAATTACGAGGAGTACAAGGAGTTGATCGGCACTTCAAAGTCGTTTATACTTGAATTATGGGCTGAATGGTGCCATCCGTGCAAAATAATGATGCCTTACTTAGAGGAGGCCTGTGAGAAGCTCAACGCTTGCTATTTTTTTAGGATAAATGTTGATAAGAATCCAAAGATTATAGATGAATTGAATATAAATAGCATACCAAGGATAATTCTTTTTGTTAACGGCGAAAAGACTGGAGAAATAAAGGGCTTTCAAAAATCAGACGTTATAATAGAAGAAGCCTCAAAAATTCTATGCGATTCCCCCGAATAA